AAACAAGTGCTGTTTCCGTCATTTATGCGATAATGGAACTGTTAGACAGCAAAGGGGAGATGACGTTTGCAGATAGATAAAATACGGGGCTCGCAGACAGACCAGCTGTTCCGGGCGGTGCTGGAATTGAAAGACCTGGAGGAGTGTTACCGGTTTTTTGATGATTTGTGCACCATTTCGGAAATCCAAGCCATGGCTCAGCGGCTGGAAGTGGCCCACATGCTTCGCATGAAAAAAACATATGAAGCGATCAAAGATCATACAGGTGCAAGCACGGCTACCATTTCGCGGGTCCGGCGATGCCTGAACTACGGCAATGATGGATACGATGAAATGCTCAGCCGGCTGTATCAGGACGGCACGGCATCGCCGCTTACAGAAGACTGAATGGAGGGATTCCTCTTTCAGTCTTTTTTTACTGATTTTTGCTGAAATCGGATTAATTATATAGATTGAACTTACGATTTTTACATTTCCGGTTAGGTCTTTTGTTCACGCAACGCCCGCTCGGTCTTCCGCAGGCGTCTCGCAAGGTTGCTGCTCACAAAGCACGGAGAAAATGACTGCCTTACATGGTGTCTTTTAAATTAAGTAGGATAGACCGCTTATGCCAGTCAATCATGAATTGCGCTTCCCTGTTTCAATATTCCTTGTTTAGCGATGACAGTAACAGAGGTGATTTGTTGAGGTAAGAGCAGAAAGTGGTGATTCTGACAGGGTCAGCGAATGAGTGGGGCAAGAGGTTTTGACCCGCTCATTTGCGACGAGCATGCACAGGAGCATCGGTTTTAACTGCGCCAAAGCGCATAGCGCCGAGAAGCAATCTTCTTTGCTCTTCCCCGAGCGACCAATGCGAATTCGCTGAAGATTCTTTTGTTCAACCTATATAGTTTAGTATACGGAGGTGTATGAAGTCAGATTTGTTCACTTCAGAGCTTCAGCAGTAAATAAATTTCTTCACTTTATAAAATATTAAATAATTCTTATGAGGCAAGAAACGATGTTTTTCGTCCCCGAGGTAGGTTTTACAGTTGAACCGTTGTATAATGGAATGATGAAAATCTGATTGTAAAGATAGGTGAAGTTCATTGGATTTCCATACATGGCAACACATATTCAAGCTGGATCCTGCTAAACCGATTTCAGACGACCATCTGGAGCAGGTGTGTGAATCAGGGACAGACGCAATCATCGTCGGCGGAAGTGACGATGTCACGCTGGACGGAGTGCTGGATTTATTGGCGCGCATTCGGCGCTATACGGTTCCGGTTGCACTGGAAGTATCAGTGATCGAGGCGGTGACGCCCGGCTTTGATTTTTATTTTATACCGACTGTACTGAACAGCGATGATCCGAAATGGATTAAAGGGCTTCATCATGAAGCGATAAAAGAATTCGGTGAATTGATGGACTGGGACGAAGTGGTTCCGGAAGGCTATTGCATCTTGAACCCGGACTGCAAAGCAGCGGCGCTGACGGGCGCTGATGCGGAATTGTCTGCGGAAGGCGTGCTGGCATATGCTCGTCTGGCAGATAAATTGTTCCGTCTGCCGGTTTTTTATATGGAGTACAGCGGTACATATGGGGATGCAGATCTTGTCCGGCGTGTTCAGCAGGTGCTGGATGATGCCCGGCTGTTCTATGGCGGCGGGATCGATTCGCCGGAAAAAGCCCGTGAAATGGCAGCCGTTGCAGATACAGTGGTTGTTGGGAATGTCATCTATGACAATTTGAAACTGGCTCTAAAAACTGTTAAAGCAGTTGCCGAAACGAAAGCGAAACAGGTATGATGAAGAGAACAAGCGTTCGAGGAGGCAAATTATGAACCAATTGGCGAAGAACTTGCTGAACGGCATGAACCCGCAGCAGGCAGAAGCGGTGCAGTATACGGAAGGGCCGCTTCTGATCATGGCAGGTGCAGGATCAGGCAAAACACGTGTGCTTACGCACCGCATTGCATATCTTGTGCTTGAAAAAGACGTTTATCCGTCTCATATTCTGGCAATCACATTTACAAATAAAGCCGCCCGTGAAATGCGGGAGCGGATTGATGGCTTATTGGGTCATGGCAGCGGACAGCGGATGTGGGTATCCACCTTCCACTCGATGTGTGTGCGCATTCTGCGCCGGGATATCGACCGGGTGGGGATTTCGAAAAACTTCTCGATTCTCGACGGATCCGATCAGCTGACGGTGATTAAAAACGTCCTGAAAGAACTGAACATGGATCCGAAGAAATTCGATCCGCGGACAATGCTGAATGCTATCTCGTCAGCAAAAAATGAATGCATCAGTGCCCGGCAATTCAAGGAAAACTTGAATGCGCTGAATCCATACGAAAAAGCGATTTCTGATGTGTACACATCCTATGAAAAACGGCTGCTGAAAAACCAGTCGCTCGATTTCGATGATCTGATCATGACGACACTTAATCTTTTCGAACAAGTACCGGAAGTGCTCGATTTCTATCAGAACAAATTCCAGTATATTCATGTCGACGAATACCAGGATACGAATAACGCCCAATACCGGCTCGTGAAGATGCTTGCGAGCAAATTCAAGAACATTTGCGTGGTGGGTGATTCGGACCAGTCGATCTATCGCTGGCGCGGCGCGGATATCCAAAATATCCTGTCGTTCGAAAAGGATTACCCGAATGCAAAAGCGATCATGCTTGAGCAGAATTACCGGTCGACAAAAACGATTCTGCAGGCAGCCAATGAAGTGATCAAGAACAATACGAGCCGCTACCCGAAAGAACTTCGGACAGATAATGCGGACGGCCAGTCCATCACTTTATTCAAAGCCGGGAACGAGCGCGAGGAAGCGCAGTTCATCGTTGAGAATATCCAGAACCTGATGCGTGAAGATGGCTACAAACCGGCTGATTTTGCGATTCTGTACCGGACAAATGCTCAATCCCGGATGATGGAGGAAATGCTTGTTAAATCGAATATGAGCTATACCATCGTCGGCGGCACGAAATTCTATGATCGCAAAGAGATCAAGGACCTGCTCGCTTATTTGCGTCTCATCGCTAATAACGACGATGATCTTTCGCTGGCTCGGGTCATCAATGAACCGAAGCGGGGGATCGGCGGCACAAGTTTCGAGAAAATCGTCCGGTTTTCAATCGATCAGGACCTGACGATCTTGGATGCGCTCAATGAAGTCGATTTCATGGGGCTGACACCGAAAACTGCCGCGTCAGCAGCGGAATTCCGTGATATGATTCAGGGATTCACGCAAATGCAGGAGTACTTATCCGTAACAGAATTGGTGGAAGAAGTGCTGGTGAAATCCGGCTACCGGCAGATGCTGCAGGCGGATAAGACGATCGAAGCGGAAAGCCGCCTTGAAAATATCGATGAATTCCTGTCTGTGACCCGCGCATTTGAAGAACAGAACGACGATAAATCACTCATTGCCTTCCTGACCGACCTCGCACTCGTTGCCGATATCGATTCACTCGGCAATGACGGCGCAGATGAGTCGGAAGGCCAAATCGTCCTCATGACCATGCATGCAGCAAAAGGACTGGAGTTTCCAGTCGTGTTCATCATTGGACTCGAAGAAAATGTCTTCCCGCACTCCCGCTCCATTCACGATGAAGAGGAAATGGAAGAAGAACGGCGCTTATGCTATGTCGGGATTACGCGCGCCGAGCAGAGGCTCTATTTGACGCACGCCGCCTCCCGCACGCTGTTCGGGCGAAGCAGCTATAACATGCCGTCCCGCTTCCTGAACGAAATATCGGAAGAGCTTATGGAACCGGCAGGAATTCAGCGGCCGGCATTCAAAGTAGCAGGCCGGCCGGCAACGCAGAAGCGGGCACCGGTCCGCAAACCGGTTTCTGCGGGTTCCGGCAGTGAGAAACTGAACTGGCAGCCAGGAAACAAAGCACAGCATAAAAAATGGGGCACCGGCACGGTCGTCAGCGTACGAGGTGAAGGCGATCAAATGGAACTGGATATCGCATTCCCAAGCCCGACCGGTGTCAAACGGCTTCTTGCGAAATTTGCACCGATTGAAAAAGTCTGATCTGGAGGAACGCCAATGGACCGATTACAAGCTGAACAGCGCGTTGAACAATTAAACAAACAACTCCGGGAATATGGACACGCTTATTATGTTCTCGACAGGCAGGCCGTGCCGGATGCTGTCTATGATCAGTTGCTTCATGAGCTGATCGATCTGGAAACCCAGTACCCGGATCTTGTTTTTCCGGATTCGCCGACGCAACGGGTTGGCGGCGAGCCGTTGTCAGGCTTCAGCAAAGTAACCCATGCTTATCCTATGCTAAGTCTGTCCAATGTGTTTGGAGAAGAAGACTTACGGGAATTCGACCGCCGGGTGCGCAGCGGCGCAAGCGGCGAAGTGGAATACGTATGTGAACTGAAAATTGATGGGCTCGCTGTGTCGCTCCTGTATGAAGACGGGAAATTCATCCGCGGCGCAACCCGCGGAGACGGGCGCGTCGGAGAAGATATCTCGGCGAATCTCCGCACCATTCGTTCGGTCCCTCTTAAACTGAACGAGACCGCGACGATTGAAGTGCGCGGGGAAGCGTTTATGCCGAAAGGTTCGTTCCACCAATTGAATGAGGAACGGGAAAGCCGCGGGGAAGAGTTGTTTGCCAATCCCCGGAATGCGGCAGCAGGTTCCTTGCGTCAGCTGGATCCGCGCATTGCAGCCAGCCGCAATTTGAGCGTATTCGCATACGGAGCGGGCGGAGACGGAAGCAACCTGCCGGTGGCCGGCCATGAGGAAACACTTCGTTATATGGAAAGTCTGGGCTTCAAAGTGAATTTGGAACGCGAAGTGTGCAGAAGTGTTGAGGAAGTGCTCGCTTATATCGAAAAATGGACTGAGCAGCGCAATGAATTAGCCTATGAAATCGATGGCATTGTCATCAAAGTAAACAGTTACGAGCAGCAGGAAGAGCTGGGTTTTACATCGAAGAGCCCACGCTGGGCGACTGCTTACAAATTTCCGGCGGAAGAAGTCGTGACAAAACTGCTCAATATCGAATTAAGTGTCGGCCGTACAGGAGCAGTTACGCCAACCGCTATCCTCGAACCGGTGCGCGTCGCCGGAACAACGGTGCAGCGTGCATCCCTGCATAACGAAGACTTGATCCGTGAGAAAGATGTGCGCATCGGGGATCAGGTGATCATCCGGAAAGCGGGCGACATCATTCCGGAAGTTGTGGCGGCTCTCACGGAACAGCGGGAAGGAACAGAAGAACCGTTTGTGATGCCGACGGAATGTCCGGCTTGCGGAAGTGAACTTGTCCGGATCGAAGGGGAAGTCGTGCTTCGCTGCGTCAATCCGAAATGTCCGGCACAAATCACGGAAGGGCTGATTCATTTCGTCTCGCGCAACGCCATGAATATTGAAGGACTCGGTGAGAAAGTGGTTGAACAGCTGTACCGGGAAGGGCTCGTCAAGGATGTGTCCGATCTGTATAAACTGACGCAGGAAGATTTGCTGACGCTTGAACGGATGGGTGAAAAATCCGCATCCAATCTGATCGCTGCGATCGATACGTCCCGGTCCAACTCCATGGAACGGCTGTTGTTCGGTCTTGGGATCCGGCATGTCGGTGAAAAAGCCGCCCGGCTGCTGTCTGAAGAGTTTGGTACGATTGACCGGCTCATGACCGCTTCACTCGATGAGCTGACCGCTGTTCATGAGATCGGTGAAAAAATGGCGGATGCTGTTGTGACCTATTTTGATAATGAAGATGTTCAGGCGCTCGTGGAACGTCTCCGTGACAGAAACGTCAATTTAGCGTATACCGGCAAACGGGTCCGGCTCGCGGAAGGCGAAACCGTCTTTGCGGGCAAAACGGTTGTGCTGACCGGGAAGATGACGCAGTTGAGCCGCAGTGAAGCAAAAGAACGGATCGAGGCACTTGGCGGAAAAATATCCGGCAGTGTGAGCAAAAAGACGGATCTTGTCATTGCCGGTGAAGAAGCCGGATCAAAACTCGACAAAGCCCGGGATTTGGGAATAGACGTATGGGATGAACAACGGTTTTTGGAAGAACTACATGATTGAGAGGGACCGGAAATGAAACGAATTTGGTGGATTCCGGCAATGCTTCTGCTGCTGATTGGCTGTACGCCTTCGTCGGACGAAGCGGAAGTCGTGGAAAACGAAGAGGCGGAAACCGCATTAATTCCAAGTATTCAGCTCGATGACCGGTATTACCGGACACTGCTGCCGTATAAAGAAAGTGCAGCGCGGGGCATGACGGTACACCGGTTGAATACCCGCTATGATATTGAAGAAGCCGGAACCGGACTGATGCGGCTGGCCCAACGGCAGTTTTCGCCGGATGATTATTTTTTCCAGGAAGGCCAACAGCTCTCGGCGGATGACATCAGATCTTGGCTCAGCCGGGAATCAGAAGACAACCCGGTCGGCCTGAATCCTGCGGATAGCCGGACAGAAGCAGAGACCGCAGCAGGGGAGCGGCCGGAACCGGAAGCACTCGCTCATATCATTGAACAGAATTATTTAGTGAAAACGGACGAAGAGACCATCCGGCTCGGCGGCATTGCGATTGGCCTTGCCCTGAATTCGACTTACTATAACCGGACAACGGACGGTACGTACGAGGAAGAGATCCCGCGTGCGGAACTGGAAGCGGCAGGGAAAGAAATTGCCGGTGAAGTGGCCAGCCGGCTCCGGCAAAAAGAGGGACTGACGAATGTTCCGATTGTCATCGGCCTTTTTGAGCAGAACGGCCGCAATGCCATCGTGCCGGGTTCGTATTTTGCCGTTGGCACCGTCCCGGCAGGCAAGAAGGAAGTCGGAAATTGGCAGGAAGTCCAGGAAGAGCATATCGTTTTCCCGACGACTGAGCCAGCTGAGACATACCGGGAGACAGATACAGCATTCCGCAATTTCGAGCAGGATATTGAGGAATACTTTTCTGATTTTACCGGAGTTATTGGTGCCGGGTTTTATGCGGAAGGTGAACTTCAGGAATTGACGATTGAAATTCCGGTTCAGTTCTACAGCTCAACAGAAATTATTGGGTTTACACAGTACGTGACAGGACTTATCATCGATCACTTTCCGAATAATTCACTGATTGAAGTCAGCATTGCATCGGAAAACGGCCCGGAAGCGCTGATTTTGCGGAAGCCCGGTGCAGAAGATCCGGAAGTTCATATATATAGATGATCCAACAGGGAGTGCCATGCAGGCGCTCCCTGTTCATTTTTTAGAAAAAATGATATGATAACCGGTATGGTTTAGATACCCGGAGGTGTAGGAAATATGGCGAAAATCACGAAAGAAAAAGTGACGGAAGTAGCGCATCTGGCCCGGCTGGCAATCTCGGAAGAGGAAGCTGAACATTTTGCTGAACAGCTCGAGGCAATCACGAATGCGATGGAATTGCTGAATGAATTGGATACAGAAAATGTGGAGCCGACAACACATGTCTACCCGATGGTGAACGTGCTGCGGGAAGATCAGGCAGAGCCCGGAATTCCGCGTGAACTGGCATTGAAAAATGCACGGGAGCACGA
Above is a genomic segment from Planococcus lenghuensis containing:
- a CDS encoding YerC/YecD family TrpR-related protein, with the translated sequence MQIDKIRGSQTDQLFRAVLELKDLEECYRFFDDLCTISEIQAMAQRLEVAHMLRMKKTYEAIKDHTGASTATISRVRRCLNYGNDGYDEMLSRLYQDGTASPLTED
- the pcrB gene encoding heptaprenylglyceryl phosphate synthase; its protein translation is MDFHTWQHIFKLDPAKPISDDHLEQVCESGTDAIIVGGSDDVTLDGVLDLLARIRRYTVPVALEVSVIEAVTPGFDFYFIPTVLNSDDPKWIKGLHHEAIKEFGELMDWDEVVPEGYCILNPDCKAAALTGADAELSAEGVLAYARLADKLFRLPVFYMEYSGTYGDADLVRRVQQVLDDARLFYGGGIDSPEKAREMAAVADTVVVGNVIYDNLKLALKTVKAVAETKAKQV
- the pcrA gene encoding DNA helicase PcrA, whose translation is MNQLAKNLLNGMNPQQAEAVQYTEGPLLIMAGAGSGKTRVLTHRIAYLVLEKDVYPSHILAITFTNKAAREMRERIDGLLGHGSGQRMWVSTFHSMCVRILRRDIDRVGISKNFSILDGSDQLTVIKNVLKELNMDPKKFDPRTMLNAISSAKNECISARQFKENLNALNPYEKAISDVYTSYEKRLLKNQSLDFDDLIMTTLNLFEQVPEVLDFYQNKFQYIHVDEYQDTNNAQYRLVKMLASKFKNICVVGDSDQSIYRWRGADIQNILSFEKDYPNAKAIMLEQNYRSTKTILQAANEVIKNNTSRYPKELRTDNADGQSITLFKAGNEREEAQFIVENIQNLMREDGYKPADFAILYRTNAQSRMMEEMLVKSNMSYTIVGGTKFYDRKEIKDLLAYLRLIANNDDDLSLARVINEPKRGIGGTSFEKIVRFSIDQDLTILDALNEVDFMGLTPKTAASAAEFRDMIQGFTQMQEYLSVTELVEEVLVKSGYRQMLQADKTIEAESRLENIDEFLSVTRAFEEQNDDKSLIAFLTDLALVADIDSLGNDGADESEGQIVLMTMHAAKGLEFPVVFIIGLEENVFPHSRSIHDEEEMEEERRLCYVGITRAEQRLYLTHAASRTLFGRSSYNMPSRFLNEISEELMEPAGIQRPAFKVAGRPATQKRAPVRKPVSAGSGSEKLNWQPGNKAQHKKWGTGTVVSVRGEGDQMELDIAFPSPTGVKRLLAKFAPIEKV
- the ligA gene encoding NAD-dependent DNA ligase LigA; this translates as MDRLQAEQRVEQLNKQLREYGHAYYVLDRQAVPDAVYDQLLHELIDLETQYPDLVFPDSPTQRVGGEPLSGFSKVTHAYPMLSLSNVFGEEDLREFDRRVRSGASGEVEYVCELKIDGLAVSLLYEDGKFIRGATRGDGRVGEDISANLRTIRSVPLKLNETATIEVRGEAFMPKGSFHQLNEERESRGEELFANPRNAAAGSLRQLDPRIAASRNLSVFAYGAGGDGSNLPVAGHEETLRYMESLGFKVNLEREVCRSVEEVLAYIEKWTEQRNELAYEIDGIVIKVNSYEQQEELGFTSKSPRWATAYKFPAEEVVTKLLNIELSVGRTGAVTPTAILEPVRVAGTTVQRASLHNEDLIREKDVRIGDQVIIRKAGDIIPEVVAALTEQREGTEEPFVMPTECPACGSELVRIEGEVVLRCVNPKCPAQITEGLIHFVSRNAMNIEGLGEKVVEQLYREGLVKDVSDLYKLTQEDLLTLERMGEKSASNLIAAIDTSRSNSMERLLFGLGIRHVGEKAARLLSEEFGTIDRLMTASLDELTAVHEIGEKMADAVVTYFDNEDVQALVERLRDRNVNLAYTGKRVRLAEGETVFAGKTVVLTGKMTQLSRSEAKERIEALGGKISGSVSKKTDLVIAGEEAGSKLDKARDLGIDVWDEQRFLEELHD
- a CDS encoding CamS family sex pheromone protein, whose product is MKRIWWIPAMLLLLIGCTPSSDEAEVVENEEAETALIPSIQLDDRYYRTLLPYKESAARGMTVHRLNTRYDIEEAGTGLMRLAQRQFSPDDYFFQEGQQLSADDIRSWLSRESEDNPVGLNPADSRTEAETAAGERPEPEALAHIIEQNYLVKTDEETIRLGGIAIGLALNSTYYNRTTDGTYEEEIPRAELEAAGKEIAGEVASRLRQKEGLTNVPIVIGLFEQNGRNAIVPGSYFAVGTVPAGKKEVGNWQEVQEEHIVFPTTEPAETYRETDTAFRNFEQDIEEYFSDFTGVIGAGFYAEGELQELTIEIPVQFYSSTEIIGFTQYVTGLIIDHFPNNSLIEVSIASENGPEALILRKPGAEDPEVHIYR
- the gatC gene encoding Asp-tRNA(Asn)/Glu-tRNA(Gln) amidotransferase subunit GatC → MAKITKEKVTEVAHLARLAISEEEAEHFAEQLEAITNAMELLNELDTENVEPTTHVYPMVNVLREDQAEPGIPRELALKNAREHEAGQIKVPNVLD